Proteins encoded together in one Prunus dulcis chromosome 3, ALMONDv2, whole genome shotgun sequence window:
- the LOC117622175 gene encoding cinnamoyl-CoA reductase 1-like, whose amino-acid sequence MPADSSSVSGHGQTVCVTGAGGFIASWIVKLLLERGYIVRGTLRNPDDPKNAHLRELEGAQDRLTLRKADLLDIGSLKEAINGCDGVFHTASPVTDDPEQMMEPAVNGTKNVIVAAAEAKVKRVVFTSSIGTVYMNPTRSPDVVVDESCWSNLEYCKNTKNWYCYAKTVAEQTAWEEAKEKGVDLVVVNPVLVLGPLLQPTVNASIIHILKYLTGSAKTYANAVQAYVHVRDVALAHILVYETPSASGRYLCGESVLHRGDVVEILAKFFPEYPIPTKCSDEVKPRVKPYKLTTQKLQDLGVEFTPVKQCLYETVKSLQEKGHLPVPKPQEDSIKIQS is encoded by the exons ATGCCTGCCGATAGCTCTTCAGTTTCAGGCCATGGCCAAACTGTTTGTGTCACCGGAGCTGGAGGCTTCATTGCTTCCTGGATTGTCAAACTGTTGCTAGAAAGAGGCTACATTGTTAGGGGAACCTTGAGAAACCCAG ATGACCCAAAGAATGCTCATTTGAGGGAGCTTGAAGGAGCTCAAGATAGGTTGACTTTACGTAAAGCTGATCTTCTTGACATTGGGAGCCTTAAAGAAGCCATCAACGGCTGTGATGGCGTTTTTCACACAGCATCACCGGTTACGGATGACCca GAACAAATGATGGAGCCTGCGGTGAATGGAACGAAAAATGTGATTGTTGCAGCAGCAGAAGCCAAGGTTAAAAGGGTTGTGTTCACGTCGTCAATTGGTACAGTGTACATGAACCCCACCAGGAGCCCTGATGTGGTGGTCGATGAGTCATGTTGGAGCAACCTTGAATATTGCAAGAACACCAAG AACTGGTACTGCTATGCGAAAACAGTGGCAGAGCAGACAGCTTGGGAAGAGGCCAAGGAGAAAGGGGTGgatttggtggtggtgaacCCAGTTTTGGTACTCGGACCACTTCTCCAACCAACCGTCAACGCTAGCATCATCCACATCCTCAAGTACCTCACAGGCTCAGCCAAGACTTATGCCAATGCTGTGCAGGCCTATGTGCATGTTAGGGACGTGGCTCTGGCCCACATTCTGGTGTATGAAACTCCATCTGCCTCGGGAAGGTACCTTTGTGGTGAGAGTGTGCTTCACCGTGGAGACGTGGTAGAAATCCTAGCCAAGTTCTTCCCAGAATACCCAATTCCCACCAA GTGCTCGGATGAAGTCAAACCAAGAGTAAAACCATACAAGTTGACAACCCAGAAGCTACAAGACTTGGGCGTGGAGTTCACTCCAGTGAAACAGTGCCTATATGAAACTGTTAAGAGCTTGCAGGAGAAGGGCCACCTTCCAGTGCCTAAACCACAAGAAGATTCCATTAAAATTCAATCTTAA